From the genome of Penaeus chinensis breed Huanghai No. 1 chromosome 8, ASM1920278v2, whole genome shotgun sequence, one region includes:
- the LOC125027922 gene encoding trypsin-3-like, with amino-acid sequence MRVLLNFNSMFYTKWSRWSACSRSCLTRRYRSCKYPLFCGGSVVNEEAYCYVEGSLCEKWYRRSRYHPRKHQTTGNNDEDGENTLSTSSSPPSSSTSRYSPSRSTSSSPYSSSSSSASSALSRWTEERTLPRECGVSNVTTPGWNLRIIGGREAQRGKWPWQVVILNRYQEAFCGGTLVGSRWVLTAAHCVRRKLFVRLGEHDLALREGAEVEYKVSRTVIHPKYDSTTVDNDVALLQLPEPVSMNSRIAPACLPEQGANLPVGDKCTIIGWGKERNTHFFGTDVLHEAEVPIIASKACETVYEDYYITSNMFCAGYLKGRVDSCAGDSGGPLLCQRHGRWYIYGITSFGEGCGKKGKFGIYARVSNYRHWIQSVVASPDL; translated from the exons ATGAGGGTCCTTCTCAACTTCAACTCTATGTTCTACACGAAGTGGTCCCGCTGGTCCGCCTGCAGCAGGTCGTGTCTGACCAGGAGATACAG ATCCTGCAAATACCCTCTCTTCTGCGGCGGAAGTGTGGTTAACGAAGAGGCCTATTGCTACGTGGAAGGCTCCCTCTGCGAGAAGTGGTACCGAAGGAGCCGCTATCATCCGCGAAAACACCAGACGACCGGGAATAAcg ACGAGGACGGTGAAAACACCCTATCTACCTCGTCCTCGCCCCCCTCTTCGTCGACTTCTCGATACTCCCCCTCGaggtccacctcctcctctccctactcctcgtcctcgtcctccgcgTCGTCTGCACTGAGCAGGTGGACCGAGGAGAGGACGCTTCCCCGTGAGTGCGGCGTGAGTAATGTGACGACGCCGGGGTGGAACTTGAGGATCATCGGAGGACGAGAGGCTCAGAGGGGCAAGTGGCCGTGGCAGGTCGTGATCCTCAACCGATATCAG GAAGCCTTCTGCGGGGGAACGCTGGTCGGGTCGCGGTGGGTGCTGACGGCGGCTCACTGCGTCAGGAGGAAGCTCTTCGTCCGCCTCGGAGAACACGACCTGGCTCTGAGAGAGGGCGCTGAAGTGGAATATAAG GTTTCAAGGACCGTCATACACCCGAAGTACGACTCGACGACCGTGGACAACGACGTGGCTCTCCTGCAGCTGCCAGAACCGGTCTCCATGAACTCTCGCATAGCCCCAGCCTGCCTTCCTGAACAAGGGGCCAACTTACCCGTGGGAGACAAGTGCACGATCATTggctggggaaaggagaggaacacCCACTTCTTCGGAACGGATGTCCTACACGAAGCtgag GTTCCCATCATCGCCAGCAAAGCATGTGAGACTGTATATGAGGACTACTACATTACTTCCAACATGTTCTGCGCAGGATATCTGAAGGGCAGAGTGGATTCCTGCGCGGGAGACTCAGGAGGTCCTCTGCTGTGCCAGAGACATGGCCGTTG GTACATATATGGAATAACTTCCTTTGGCGAGGGATGTGGAAAGAAAGGCAAGTTTGGCATCTACGCTCGAGTGTCGAATTACCGCCATTGGATACAGTCTGTCGTCGCCAGTCCCGACCTCTGA